The Gemmata palustris genome includes a region encoding these proteins:
- a CDS encoding DUF6941 family protein has protein sequence MAVIPTAKAVYLCEEVDVEGGMTNLYSLFNVISPSEYPYTLNSFTCFAQLVGGLGEVPFHIDVRRASDGQLVHNTYVRTIHFPDRVTQMQLVMHIEGCVFEVPGIYLVELYCDNTWVADVAVRLREGTK, from the coding sequence ATGGCCGTGATTCCGACCGCAAAGGCAGTGTATCTGTGCGAAGAAGTTGATGTCGAAGGCGGGATGACCAATCTCTATTCGCTGTTCAATGTAATTTCGCCGAGCGAGTACCCGTACACTCTCAACTCATTCACCTGCTTCGCCCAACTGGTCGGCGGACTTGGCGAGGTGCCGTTTCACATCGACGTGCGGCGCGCCTCCGACGGGCAACTCGTTCATAATACCTACGTTCGGACAATTCACTTCCCGGATCGCGTTACGCAAATGCAACTCGTAATGCACATTGAGGGGTGCGTTTTTGAGGTTCCCGGGATTTACCTCGTCGAGTTGTACTGCGACAATACGTGGGTAGCGGATGTGGCCGTTCGTCTCCGGGAGGGCACCAAATGA
- the pnp gene encoding polyribonucleotide nucleotidyltransferase → MPVNPARVECQFGGRTLTLETGKLAKQAHGAVLVTYGETSVLVAAVEGSPIPGRDFFPLQVEYRERTYAAGKFPGGFIKRETRPSTKETLTSRLIDRPSRPLFPTNYFNEVQIHCTVISSDRENDADMLALIGTSAALHVSHIPFLKPYGGLRLGRVNGELIVLPTATQMEESDLDLIVAATRDAVCMIEGFAREMPEQEMGDAIMEAHKQCAVLIDAIEQLRTEAGQGPKVLPPATPDNPLAEELYAKYGTTYREKYLTKGKKERNAALDELKDEVKKVYVPEGETNPKWTAAQVSSAMSVLRERVFREITLGGTRIDGRAPKDLRNLSGEVAVLPRTHGTAVFQRGETQALVVVTLGTVADEQKVDGLQDEYSKKFYLDYNFPPYSVGECKPIRGPGRREIGHGMLAERSLKAVIPPPTRFPYTIRLVSEILESNGSSSMASVCGGTLALMDAGVPIKRPVAGISVGLVMEKDNFTLLTDIQGDEDHYGDMDFKVAGTQKGVTGIQLDIKVDGVNEAIVRGALEQAKEGRLQILKVMLATLSAPRKDISRWAPRLIQLKINPEMIGKLIGPGGKMIRAIQEETGAKIDIEDDGTVSIASADAESVEAARRMVEGLTAEVKVGAVYDGKVISIKEFGAFIEIAPGRDGLCHVSELDSGFVQRPEDVVQIGDKVQVKVIAIDDQGRVKLSRKALLAPREDDGSGGGGGGGGYGDRGGGGGDRGDRGGDRGDRGGRGGDRGGPRGGGPRGGGRRD, encoded by the coding sequence GTGCCGGTTAATCCAGCTCGTGTTGAATGTCAATTTGGCGGCCGTACTCTCACCCTCGAAACCGGGAAACTCGCAAAGCAGGCTCACGGGGCCGTCCTCGTCACCTACGGAGAAACGTCCGTTCTGGTGGCCGCCGTAGAAGGATCGCCGATCCCGGGCCGCGACTTCTTCCCGCTCCAGGTCGAGTACCGCGAACGCACCTACGCCGCGGGCAAGTTCCCCGGCGGGTTCATTAAGCGCGAGACGCGCCCCAGCACCAAGGAAACGCTCACCTCTCGCCTCATCGACCGCCCCTCGCGCCCGCTGTTCCCGACGAACTACTTCAACGAAGTGCAGATCCACTGTACGGTCATCTCTTCCGATCGGGAGAACGATGCGGACATGCTCGCACTCATCGGGACGAGTGCCGCACTGCACGTTTCGCACATCCCGTTCCTCAAGCCCTACGGCGGCCTCCGGCTCGGGCGCGTGAACGGCGAACTCATCGTTCTGCCCACCGCCACGCAGATGGAAGAGAGCGACCTCGACCTGATCGTGGCCGCAACCCGCGACGCGGTGTGCATGATCGAGGGCTTCGCCCGCGAAATGCCGGAACAGGAAATGGGCGACGCGATCATGGAAGCGCACAAGCAGTGCGCGGTCCTGATCGATGCGATCGAACAACTGCGTACCGAAGCCGGCCAGGGGCCGAAGGTGCTGCCCCCCGCGACGCCGGACAATCCGCTGGCGGAAGAGCTCTACGCGAAGTACGGCACGACCTATCGCGAAAAGTATCTGACGAAGGGCAAGAAGGAGCGGAACGCGGCGCTCGACGAACTCAAGGATGAAGTGAAGAAGGTCTACGTGCCCGAAGGCGAGACGAACCCGAAGTGGACCGCGGCGCAGGTGTCGAGCGCGATGAGCGTGCTGCGCGAGCGCGTGTTCCGCGAGATCACGCTCGGCGGCACCCGCATCGACGGCCGCGCGCCGAAGGATCTCCGTAACCTCTCGGGCGAGGTCGCTGTGCTGCCCCGGACGCACGGTACGGCCGTCTTCCAGCGCGGCGAAACGCAAGCGCTGGTCGTCGTCACCCTGGGCACCGTCGCCGACGAACAGAAGGTGGACGGCCTCCAGGACGAGTACTCGAAGAAGTTCTACCTCGATTACAACTTCCCGCCGTACTCGGTCGGTGAGTGCAAGCCCATCCGCGGCCCGGGCCGGCGCGAGATCGGCCACGGGATGCTCGCCGAGCGCTCGCTGAAGGCCGTCATCCCCCCTCCCACGCGGTTCCCGTACACGATCCGCCTCGTGTCGGAAATCCTCGAATCGAACGGCTCGTCCAGCATGGCGAGCGTGTGCGGCGGGACCCTCGCGCTGATGGACGCGGGCGTGCCGATCAAGCGCCCGGTAGCCGGAATCTCGGTCGGCCTCGTGATGGAGAAGGACAACTTCACGCTGCTGACCGACATCCAGGGCGACGAGGACCACTACGGCGACATGGACTTCAAGGTGGCCGGTACGCAAAAGGGCGTCACCGGCATCCAGCTCGACATCAAGGTGGACGGCGTCAACGAGGCGATCGTTCGCGGCGCCCTCGAGCAAGCAAAAGAAGGTCGGCTGCAAATCCTTAAGGTGATGCTCGCGACCCTCTCGGCCCCGCGCAAGGACATCAGCCGGTGGGCACCGCGGTTGATCCAACTGAAGATCAACCCGGAAATGATCGGCAAGCTGATCGGCCCCGGCGGGAAGATGATCCGTGCCATCCAGGAAGAGACCGGCGCAAAGATCGACATCGAGGACGACGGCACCGTGTCGATCGCGTCGGCCGACGCCGAGAGCGTGGAAGCCGCGCGCCGCATGGTGGAGGGTTTGACGGCCGAAGTGAAGGTCGGCGCGGTCTACGACGGGAAAGTGATCTCGATCAAGGAATTCGGCGCGTTCATCGAGATCGCACCGGGCCGCGACGGGCTGTGCCACGTCTCCGAACTCGACTCCGGGTTCGTCCAACGTCCAGAAGACGTAGTCCAGATCGGCGACAAGGTTCAGGTGAAGGTGATCGCGATCGACGATCAGGGCCGCGTGAAACTCTCGCGCAAGGCACTGCTCGCCCCGCGTGAGGACGACGGCAGCGGAGGCGGAGGCGGTGGTGGCGGCTACGGTGATCGTGGCGGCGGTGGCGGTGATCGAGGGGACCGCGGTGGAGATCGCGGGGACCGGGGCGGTCGTGGGGGCGACCGAGGCGGGCCGCGCGGAGGCGGGCCGCGCGGAGGCGGGCGCCGCGATTAA